CAAGCGGCGCGCTGCTGGCCTGGCTGTCGGCCGCCGCGGTGGCGATCGCCATGCTGACGCTCACCGGTGCCGCGGCGGTGGCGGCCGCGCTGCACCGGGCGTATTCCCTGGGCTGGGTCGGCGCGACGGCGGCCTCGGGCTTGCTGCTGTTGTTGCCGCTGCCGCTGGAGACCCGCACGGTCGTGGCGCTGTTGTGCGGCCCGCTGATGGGCATCGGCGTTCATCTGGCGGCGTTGGCGCGTAGCCGATGATCGGTGCAGGCCCAACGTGTAACTTGTGACTTAAATGACCTCGCATTACTCCGACGTCTGGATCGTCATCCCCGCCTTCAACGAAGCCGCTGTGATCGGCGACGTAATTGCCGACGTGCGGTCAGTCTTCGACCACGTCGTCTGCGTGGACGACGGCAGCACCGACGGCACCGGTGACATCGCCCTGAGGGCCGGCGCCCACCTGGTGCGCCATCCGGTCAACCTGGGCCAGGGCGCGGCCATCCAGACCGGCGTCGAGTACGCCCGCAGCCAGCCCGGTGCTCAGGTGTTCGCCACGTTCGACGCCGACGGTCAGCACCGCGTCAAGGACGTGGCCGCCATGATCGACCGGCTGTCCGCCGCTGACGTGGACGTGGTGATCGGGACCCGGTTCGGCGGCTCCGTCACCAACCGTCCACCGCTGCTGAAGCGACTCGTGCTGCAGACCGCGGCGCGGTTGAGCCGACGAGGACGCCGCCTCGGCCTGACCGATACCAACAACGGACTGCGGGTGTTCAACAAGACGGTGGCCGACGGCCTGAACTTCACCATGAGCGGCATGAGCCACGCCACCGAGTTCATCATGTTGATCGCCGAAAACCATTGGCGGGTAGCCGAAGAACCCGTCGAGGTGCTCTATACCGAGTATTCGAAGTCCAAGGGCCAGCCGCTGCTCAACGGCGTCAACATCATTTTCGACGGGTTCTTGCGAGGAAGGATACGGCGTTGAACTGGATCCAGGTGTTGCTGATCGGGTCGATCGTCGTCCTGCTGGTGTATCTGCTGCGGTCGCGCCGCAGCGCGCGCTCGCGGGCGTGGGTCAAGGTGGGGTACGTGTTGTTCGTGCTGGGCGGCGTCTACGCGGTGCTGCGGCCGGACGACACCACGGTGGTCGCACACTGGTTCGGGGTGCGCCGCGGCACCGACCTGATGCTCTACGCGCTGATCATGGCGTTCAGTTTCACCACCCTGAGCACCTACATGCGGTTCAAGGACCTGGAGTTGCGCTACGCACGGTTGGCCCGGGCGGTCGCGCTCGAGGGCGCTCAAGCGCCGCAGGCATGACTGCAACGCAGCACCGGCGGGTTCAATTCGGCGGGTTCGGCTTTACGTAACGGCCTCGTCAATTCGTCGGCGTCGCCGCCCTGCTGGGTGTACATTGCGGCTCAAGTCCAGGTGTTTCGCGGGCTCTCCGACTTCGTCCTGAAGTCACCGGGAGTTGCCGGCGTTCGCCCCTGATGTTGCCCGGCGCAGGTGCACCATGGGCACGGGGAGAAGGTGCACTGAATGTCAGTCGAGTTCTGTTTGCTCGGCGACGTCGCGGTGCACGTCGACGGGCAGCGGCTCGACATCGGTCACGCGAGGCAGCGGTGCGTACTGGTCGCGTTGCTGGCCGACGTCAATCACCCCATTGCGGTGGACCACCTGGTTGATCACGTCTGGTCGGATCATCCGCCGCACCACGCTCGAAACTCGTTGGCCGGATACGTGTCTCGACTGCGGAATCTGTTCTCGGACACCCAGGGTGTGGCGCTTGCCCGCGAGCCGGGCGGATATGTGCTGAGCGCCGACCCAATGTCGGTGGACCTGCATCGGTTCCGGCATGTGGTACGTCAAGCCCGGGGCTGCCAGGAGCCGCCGCAAGCCGCAGACCTGTTCGAACGCGCCCTGGGCATCTGGCGTGGCGAGCCGTTTCCCGCGCTCGACACACCATGGATCAACAACCTGCGCAGCACTCTGCTGAGCGAGCGGCTGGCCGTGGTGCTGGACCGCAACGACGTCGCACTCCGCGTCGGACGCCACAGCGAGGTGCTGGTGGAACTCACCGCGGCGCATGCCGCTCATCCGCTCGATGAACGCCTGGCCGGACAGCTGATGCTGGCCCAGTACCGCAGTGGCCGACAGGCGGATGCGCTGGACACCTACCGACAGATGCGGCAGCGACTTGCCGACGAGCTGGGCGTGGATCCCGGCGCGTCGCTGGACCAGGTGCATCAGCAAATTCTTTCCGGCGACGAGCAACCGCCGGGCCGCGCGCCGACGCCCCACCTGGTGGTGCCGGATCGGCCGCATTCGGCGCTGCTGCGACGAGCGACCAGCTTCGTGGGCCACAAACACGAAGTGGCGCGCGTGATCGAGTCGCTGGCCGAAGGCCCGCTGGTGACGTTGACCGGAGTCGGCGGTGTCGGCAAGACTCGGCTTGCGTTGGAGGTCGCGCGGCGCGAGCAAGACCGTTTCAGTGAGGGTGTAGCCATCTGCGAACTGGCGCCGCTCGAACATGGCGCAGCGGTCAGCCACACCATTGCGACAGCCTTGCATCTGCAGCAACAGCAGGGGTTGGGCATCGAAGAATCGGTGATCGAATACCTGCGCGCCCGCGAAGTACTTCTGGTCGCCGACAACTGCGAGCATGTCGTGGAAGCGGTCGCCAAACTGCTGACGCGGATCATCCAGCACTGCCCGAAAGTGTCGGTGCTGGCCACCAGTCGCCAACCACTTGCGATCGACGGCGAGCGGATTGTGGTCGTCCCACCGTTGACCGTCGAGGACGCCACCCACTTGTTTGCCGACAGAGCCCGAGCGGGCCGGCCGGATTTTCATCTGCAAGATCAGCCGGAAGGCGCGGTGGCGGAGATCTGCCGGCTGGTGGATTGTCTACCGCTGGCAGTGGAGCTGGCGGCGGCCCGCATGCGGATGATGAGCAGCACCGACGTCATACGGCGTCTGGACACCCTTGGTGTGTTGCGCGGCGGCGCGCGGGGTAGCCTGCCGCGCCAGCAAAGCATGTCCGCCGCGATCGACTGGTCGTATCAGCTACTCACCCAGGCTGAACAAACGCTGTTTGTGCGGCTCTCCGTCTTCGCCGGGAGCTTCGACCTGGATGCCGCGCACGGCGTGTGCGGCTTCGACGGCGACGTCGCAGAGGACACGCTAGACCTACTCGCCGGTCTGGTCGACAAGTCGATGGTGGTGGTGCGCAGCGTCACCGACCGGACTCGCTACGGCATCCTGGAAACCCTTCGGGCCTTCGGCCGCGAGCACCTGCGCGAGGCCGGACTCACCGATACATATGCCGCCCGACATGCGGCTTACTACACCGAACTGGCCGAGCGCGCCGCAACCGGACTGCACGATAGCCAGGAGCAAGAGTGGGTCGAGCGGATGATGCCGGACTACGACAACCTTCGCGCCGCGTTCGAGCGCGCGATGGCCGACACCGACACCGACCTTGCCCTTCGTCTGGTAGCGGCATTACCCGAGCTTCTCGGGCTGCGCATTGGCTACGAAATGGCCGAGTGGGCCGAACGCCTGATCACGGTCACCCAACCCGAGCATCCGTTGTTCGCCACGGCCGTCGGGGTGGCGGCACGCGGCGCCTGGGCCCACGGCGACTATGCCCATGCGCGGTCGCTGGCCGAGCTCGCCCGGGGGCGGACGCCCGGCCCCGGTACCGCACGGGTGGCCTACCCGGGAGATGTGCTCGCCGACGTCATCTTCTTTGAGGGCGATTCGCAGTGGGCCCTGGATTACTGGGAAGGCGAGGTGACCCACGCCCGCGCTGATGCCGACCCGATCCGGCTGGTGTGGACGCTGTACGAGGTTGCGATCTGTTCGGGCGCGCTGGGCAAACCGGACTACGGCCTGCCCGCCGCGCAGGAGGCGGTGACGCTAGCCGACAGCACCGGCAACCCGACAGCACGGTCGATGGCCTACTTTGCCCATGGCTACCTGCTCAAGAGGTCGGAGCCGGCGCGCGCGACGGCCCTCTTCGACCAGGCGGCGCAGCTGGCCGCGGCGGTGCAGAACTTCTGGCATAGCGGCACCGCATTGATGTCGGCCGCAGCGACCCGCGCCGTACACGGTGATCCCATCGAGGCGGCGCGGATGTTCATCGAGGTGCTCGACCACTGGGACCGGGTCGGTGACTGGTTCGAGCAAGGGGCGGCGCTGCGGTACATCACCCGGTTGTTGGTCCGTTTGGGCGCCGACGATGATGCCGCCTTCCTCCACTGCGCGTTTGTCAGGGCGGGCATGCCGTCGCCGTTGCGCGAAGA
The nucleotide sequence above comes from Mycobacterium pseudokansasii. Encoded proteins:
- a CDS encoding glycosyltransferase family 2 protein, translating into MTSHYSDVWIVIPAFNEAAVIGDVIADVRSVFDHVVCVDDGSTDGTGDIALRAGAHLVRHPVNLGQGAAIQTGVEYARSQPGAQVFATFDADGQHRVKDVAAMIDRLSAADVDVVIGTRFGGSVTNRPPLLKRLVLQTAARLSRRGRRLGLTDTNNGLRVFNKTVADGLNFTMSGMSHATEFIMLIAENHWRVAEEPVEVLYTEYSKSKGQPLLNGVNIIFDGFLRGRIRR
- a CDS encoding DUF2304 domain-containing protein, producing the protein MNWIQVLLIGSIVVLLVYLLRSRRSARSRAWVKVGYVLFVLGGVYAVLRPDDTTVVAHWFGVRRGTDLMLYALIMAFSFTTLSTYMRFKDLELRYARLARAVALEGAQAPQA
- a CDS encoding BTAD domain-containing putative transcriptional regulator, yielding MSVEFCLLGDVAVHVDGQRLDIGHARQRCVLVALLADVNHPIAVDHLVDHVWSDHPPHHARNSLAGYVSRLRNLFSDTQGVALAREPGGYVLSADPMSVDLHRFRHVVRQARGCQEPPQAADLFERALGIWRGEPFPALDTPWINNLRSTLLSERLAVVLDRNDVALRVGRHSEVLVELTAAHAAHPLDERLAGQLMLAQYRSGRQADALDTYRQMRQRLADELGVDPGASLDQVHQQILSGDEQPPGRAPTPHLVVPDRPHSALLRRATSFVGHKHEVARVIESLAEGPLVTLTGVGGVGKTRLALEVARREQDRFSEGVAICELAPLEHGAAVSHTIATALHLQQQQGLGIEESVIEYLRAREVLLVADNCEHVVEAVAKLLTRIIQHCPKVSVLATSRQPLAIDGERIVVVPPLTVEDATHLFADRARAGRPDFHLQDQPEGAVAEICRLVDCLPLAVELAAARMRMMSSTDVIRRLDTLGVLRGGARGSLPRQQSMSAAIDWSYQLLTQAEQTLFVRLSVFAGSFDLDAAHGVCGFDGDVAEDTLDLLAGLVDKSMVVVRSVTDRTRYGILETLRAFGREHLREAGLTDTYAARHAAYYTELAERAATGLHDSQEQEWVERMMPDYDNLRAAFERAMADTDTDLALRLVAALPELLGLRIGYEMAEWAERLITVTQPEHPLFATAVGVAARGAWAHGDYAHARSLAELARGRTPGPGTARVAYPGDVLADVIFFEGDSQWALDYWEGEVTHARADADPIRLVWTLYEVAICSGALGKPDYGLPAAQEAVTLADSTGNPTARSMAYFAHGYLLKRSEPARATALFDQAAQLAAAVQNFWHSGTALMSAAATRAVHGDPIEAARMFIEVLDHWDRVGDWFEQGAALRYITRLLVRLGADDDAAFLHCAFVRAGMPSPLREEQLEILVDRLGANRFEAHRVSVGDSAAMVARARSSLHRFVTPPALCADQR